From the genome of Bos taurus isolate L1 Dominette 01449 registration number 42190680 breed Hereford chromosome 2, ARS-UCD2.0, whole genome shotgun sequence, one region includes:
- the STEAP3 gene encoding metalloreductase STEAP3 gives MDKPLISHHLVDSDGSLAEAPSEVPKVGILGSGDFARSLATRLVGSGFSVVVGSRNPKRMAGLFPSAAQVTLQEEAVGSPEVIFVAMFREHYSTLCGLSDQLAGKILVDVSNPTEQEHLQHHQSNAEYLASLFPTCAVVKAFNVISAWTLQSGPRDGNRQVPICSDQPEAKRTVLEMVRAMGFTPVDMGSLASAREVEAMPLRLFPGWKVPALLALGLFIFFYAYNFVRDVLEPYVQEGKNKFYKLPVFVVNTTLPCVAYVLLSLVYLPGVLAAALQLRRGTKYQRFPDWLDHWLQHRKQIGLLSFFCAALHALYSLCLPLRRSHRYDLVNLAIKQVLTNKSHLWNEEEVWRMEIYLSLGVLALGMLSLLAVTSLPSIANSLNWREFSFVQSTLGFVALVLSTLHTLTYGWTRAFEESRYKFFLPPTFTLTLLVPCVIILAKGLFLLPCISRRLTKIRRGWEKDGSVRFTLPVDHALAQKTSHV, from the exons ATGGACAAGCCGCTCATCAGCCACCACCTGGTGGACAGTGATGGCAGCCTTGCTGAGGCCCCCAGTGAGGTTCCCAAAGTGGGCATCCTGGGCAGCGGGGACTTTGCTCGCTCCCTGGCCACCCGCCTGGTGGGCTCCGGCTTCAGTGTGGTGGTGGGGAGCCGCAACCCCAAACGCATGGCTGGGCTGTTTCCCTCAGCAGCGCAAGTGACTCTCCAGGAGGAGGCGGTGGGCTCCCCGGAGGTCATCTTCGTGGCTATGTTCCGGGAACACTACTCCACATTGTGTGGCCTCAGTGACCAGCTGGCTGGCAAGATCCTGGTGGACGTGAGCAATCCCACAGAGCAGGAGCACCTGCAGCACCATCAGTCCAACGCTGAGTACCTGGCCTCCCTTTTCCCCACCTGTGCAGTGGTCAAGGCCTTCAATGTCATCTCTGCCTGGACCCTGCAGTCTGGTCCAAGGGATGGAAATAGGCAG gtgCCCATCTGCAGTGACCAGCCGGAAGCCAAGCGCACTGTCTTGGAGATGGTGAGGGCCATGGGCTTCACCCCTGTGGACATGGGGTCCCTGGCCTCAGCCCGGGAGGTGGAAGCCATGCCCCTGCGCCTCTTCCCAGGCTGGAAGGTGCCCGCCCTCCTGGCCCTGGGgctcttcattttcttctacGCCTACAACTTTGTCCGAGATGTGCTGGAGCCCTACGTGCAGGAGGGCAAGAACAAGTTCTACAAGCTCCCTGTGTTCGTGGTCAACACAACGCTGCCCTGCGTGGCCTACGTGCTGCTGTCGCTGGTGTACCTGCCCGGCGTGCTGGCAGCTGCCCTGCAGTTGCGCCGCGGCACCAAGTACCAACGCTTCCCCGACTGGCTGGACCACTGGCTGCAGCACCGCAAGCAGATCGGCCTGCTCAGTTTCTTCTGCGCTGCCCTGCACGCGCTGTACAGTCTCTGCTTGCCGCTGCGCCGCTCCCACCGCTACGACTTGGTCAACCTGGCCATCAAGCAG GTCTTGACCAATAAGAGTCACCTCTGGAATGAGGAGGAAGTGTGGCGGATGGAGATCTACCTGTCCCTGGGAGTGCTGGCCCTTGGCATGCTGTCCCTGCTGGCTGTCACCTCACTGCCATCCATCGCGAACTCACTCAACTGGAGGGAGTTCAGCTTTGTCCAG TCCACTCTGGGCTTTGTGGCTCTGGTACTGAGCACCCTGCACACGCTCACCTACGGCTGGACCCGCGCCTTTGAAGAGAGCCGCTACAAGTTCTTCCTGCCCCCCACCTTCACCCTCACCCTGCTGGTGCCCTGTGTTATCATCCTGGCCAAAGGCCTGTTTCTCCTGCCGTGCATCAGCCGCAGACTCACCAAGATCCGGAGGGGCTGGGAGAAAGATGGCTCCGTCAGGTTCACACTGCCAGTGGACCACGCCCTGGCCCAGAAGACAAGCCACGTGTGA
- the STEAP3 gene encoding metalloreductase STEAP3 isoform X1 encodes MPSEHLPEFCVPSQSQAAYGSGGDSRKNGWPDHSGAVRGRMRQILASACVATRTSGKMDKPLISHHLVDSDGSLAEAPSEVPKVGILGSGDFARSLATRLVGSGFSVVVGSRNPKRMAGLFPSAAQVTLQEEAVGSPEVIFVAMFREHYSTLCGLSDQLAGKILVDVSNPTEQEHLQHHQSNAEYLASLFPTCAVVKAFNVISAWTLQSGPRDGNRQVPICSDQPEAKRTVLEMVRAMGFTPVDMGSLASAREVEAMPLRLFPGWKVPALLALGLFIFFYAYNFVRDVLEPYVQEGKNKFYKLPVFVVNTTLPCVAYVLLSLVYLPGVLAAALQLRRGTKYQRFPDWLDHWLQHRKQIGLLSFFCAALHALYSLCLPLRRSHRYDLVNLAIKQVLTNKSHLWNEEEVWRMEIYLSLGVLALGMLSLLAVTSLPSIANSLNWREFSFVQSTLGFVALVLSTLHTLTYGWTRAFEESRYKFFLPPTFTLTLLVPCVIILAKGLFLLPCISRRLTKIRRGWEKDGSVRFTLPVDHALAQKTSHV; translated from the exons ATGCCTTCTGAGCATCTGCCTGAGTTCTGTGTTCCAAGCCAAAGTCAGGCAGCTTACGGGTCAGGGGGAGACTCCAGGAAGAACGGGTGGCCAGATCACAGTGGGGCTGTCAGGGGACGCATGCGTCAGATCCTCGCATCGGCCTGTGTGG CCACCAGAACATCAGGAAAAATGGACAAGCCGCTCATCAGCCACCACCTGGTGGACAGTGATGGCAGCCTTGCTGAGGCCCCCAGTGAGGTTCCCAAAGTGGGCATCCTGGGCAGCGGGGACTTTGCTCGCTCCCTGGCCACCCGCCTGGTGGGCTCCGGCTTCAGTGTGGTGGTGGGGAGCCGCAACCCCAAACGCATGGCTGGGCTGTTTCCCTCAGCAGCGCAAGTGACTCTCCAGGAGGAGGCGGTGGGCTCCCCGGAGGTCATCTTCGTGGCTATGTTCCGGGAACACTACTCCACATTGTGTGGCCTCAGTGACCAGCTGGCTGGCAAGATCCTGGTGGACGTGAGCAATCCCACAGAGCAGGAGCACCTGCAGCACCATCAGTCCAACGCTGAGTACCTGGCCTCCCTTTTCCCCACCTGTGCAGTGGTCAAGGCCTTCAATGTCATCTCTGCCTGGACCCTGCAGTCTGGTCCAAGGGATGGAAATAGGCAG gtgCCCATCTGCAGTGACCAGCCGGAAGCCAAGCGCACTGTCTTGGAGATGGTGAGGGCCATGGGCTTCACCCCTGTGGACATGGGGTCCCTGGCCTCAGCCCGGGAGGTGGAAGCCATGCCCCTGCGCCTCTTCCCAGGCTGGAAGGTGCCCGCCCTCCTGGCCCTGGGgctcttcattttcttctacGCCTACAACTTTGTCCGAGATGTGCTGGAGCCCTACGTGCAGGAGGGCAAGAACAAGTTCTACAAGCTCCCTGTGTTCGTGGTCAACACAACGCTGCCCTGCGTGGCCTACGTGCTGCTGTCGCTGGTGTACCTGCCCGGCGTGCTGGCAGCTGCCCTGCAGTTGCGCCGCGGCACCAAGTACCAACGCTTCCCCGACTGGCTGGACCACTGGCTGCAGCACCGCAAGCAGATCGGCCTGCTCAGTTTCTTCTGCGCTGCCCTGCACGCGCTGTACAGTCTCTGCTTGCCGCTGCGCCGCTCCCACCGCTACGACTTGGTCAACCTGGCCATCAAGCAG GTCTTGACCAATAAGAGTCACCTCTGGAATGAGGAGGAAGTGTGGCGGATGGAGATCTACCTGTCCCTGGGAGTGCTGGCCCTTGGCATGCTGTCCCTGCTGGCTGTCACCTCACTGCCATCCATCGCGAACTCACTCAACTGGAGGGAGTTCAGCTTTGTCCAG TCCACTCTGGGCTTTGTGGCTCTGGTACTGAGCACCCTGCACACGCTCACCTACGGCTGGACCCGCGCCTTTGAAGAGAGCCGCTACAAGTTCTTCCTGCCCCCCACCTTCACCCTCACCCTGCTGGTGCCCTGTGTTATCATCCTGGCCAAAGGCCTGTTTCTCCTGCCGTGCATCAGCCGCAGACTCACCAAGATCCGGAGGGGCTGGGAGAAAGATGGCTCCGTCAGGTTCACACTGCCAGTGGACCACGCCCTGGCCCAGAAGACAAGCCACGTGTGA
- the STEAP3 gene encoding metalloreductase STEAP3 isoform X2, which yields MESGQLVSRAPAPGCGKSLDMEDSPLHPQSATRTSGKMDKPLISHHLVDSDGSLAEAPSEVPKVGILGSGDFARSLATRLVGSGFSVVVGSRNPKRMAGLFPSAAQVTLQEEAVGSPEVIFVAMFREHYSTLCGLSDQLAGKILVDVSNPTEQEHLQHHQSNAEYLASLFPTCAVVKAFNVISAWTLQSGPRDGNRQVPICSDQPEAKRTVLEMVRAMGFTPVDMGSLASAREVEAMPLRLFPGWKVPALLALGLFIFFYAYNFVRDVLEPYVQEGKNKFYKLPVFVVNTTLPCVAYVLLSLVYLPGVLAAALQLRRGTKYQRFPDWLDHWLQHRKQIGLLSFFCAALHALYSLCLPLRRSHRYDLVNLAIKQVLTNKSHLWNEEEVWRMEIYLSLGVLALGMLSLLAVTSLPSIANSLNWREFSFVQSTLGFVALVLSTLHTLTYGWTRAFEESRYKFFLPPTFTLTLLVPCVIILAKGLFLLPCISRRLTKIRRGWEKDGSVRFTLPVDHALAQKTSHV from the exons CCACCAGAACATCAGGAAAAATGGACAAGCCGCTCATCAGCCACCACCTGGTGGACAGTGATGGCAGCCTTGCTGAGGCCCCCAGTGAGGTTCCCAAAGTGGGCATCCTGGGCAGCGGGGACTTTGCTCGCTCCCTGGCCACCCGCCTGGTGGGCTCCGGCTTCAGTGTGGTGGTGGGGAGCCGCAACCCCAAACGCATGGCTGGGCTGTTTCCCTCAGCAGCGCAAGTGACTCTCCAGGAGGAGGCGGTGGGCTCCCCGGAGGTCATCTTCGTGGCTATGTTCCGGGAACACTACTCCACATTGTGTGGCCTCAGTGACCAGCTGGCTGGCAAGATCCTGGTGGACGTGAGCAATCCCACAGAGCAGGAGCACCTGCAGCACCATCAGTCCAACGCTGAGTACCTGGCCTCCCTTTTCCCCACCTGTGCAGTGGTCAAGGCCTTCAATGTCATCTCTGCCTGGACCCTGCAGTCTGGTCCAAGGGATGGAAATAGGCAG gtgCCCATCTGCAGTGACCAGCCGGAAGCCAAGCGCACTGTCTTGGAGATGGTGAGGGCCATGGGCTTCACCCCTGTGGACATGGGGTCCCTGGCCTCAGCCCGGGAGGTGGAAGCCATGCCCCTGCGCCTCTTCCCAGGCTGGAAGGTGCCCGCCCTCCTGGCCCTGGGgctcttcattttcttctacGCCTACAACTTTGTCCGAGATGTGCTGGAGCCCTACGTGCAGGAGGGCAAGAACAAGTTCTACAAGCTCCCTGTGTTCGTGGTCAACACAACGCTGCCCTGCGTGGCCTACGTGCTGCTGTCGCTGGTGTACCTGCCCGGCGTGCTGGCAGCTGCCCTGCAGTTGCGCCGCGGCACCAAGTACCAACGCTTCCCCGACTGGCTGGACCACTGGCTGCAGCACCGCAAGCAGATCGGCCTGCTCAGTTTCTTCTGCGCTGCCCTGCACGCGCTGTACAGTCTCTGCTTGCCGCTGCGCCGCTCCCACCGCTACGACTTGGTCAACCTGGCCATCAAGCAG GTCTTGACCAATAAGAGTCACCTCTGGAATGAGGAGGAAGTGTGGCGGATGGAGATCTACCTGTCCCTGGGAGTGCTGGCCCTTGGCATGCTGTCCCTGCTGGCTGTCACCTCACTGCCATCCATCGCGAACTCACTCAACTGGAGGGAGTTCAGCTTTGTCCAG TCCACTCTGGGCTTTGTGGCTCTGGTACTGAGCACCCTGCACACGCTCACCTACGGCTGGACCCGCGCCTTTGAAGAGAGCCGCTACAAGTTCTTCCTGCCCCCCACCTTCACCCTCACCCTGCTGGTGCCCTGTGTTATCATCCTGGCCAAAGGCCTGTTTCTCCTGCCGTGCATCAGCCGCAGACTCACCAAGATCCGGAGGGGCTGGGAGAAAGATGGCTCCGTCAGGTTCACACTGCCAGTGGACCACGCCCTGGCCCAGAAGACAAGCCACGTGTGA